One Micromonospora sp. WMMA1363 genomic window, GGCTCCACATCCGCGACGGTGACGGCGACACCGCCGTCCTCCTACTCGACCAGCTCTTCCAGGCCACTCGGACCCGCACAGACACCGTCATCGACGGCATCACCGTGCCCACCGCAGCCCTCACCCGCGCACCCGACACCCACCGCGAGCTGACCAATGGCTCTGGAGCCTCCAACTCGCCGACGGCACCCGCGCCCTCACCACCGCAGGCCGCTGGAACGACGCCGAAACCCAACTCCGCCGCCACCGCGGCATCGGCCGACGCATGCTCGACGGCCGCCAAGTCGCCGTGATCGCCCACGCCATCCGCGGGGAACAAGCCCAAACCCAAGCCCTACTCGACGAAACCGAACCCGGCGAACCGTGGGAAGCAGCAGTCACCGCCTGCCTCGTCGCACTCACCCGGCCCACCGGCCCCCACCGACAATCACAGGGCAGCTAGCGCTGATCAGCAGCTACCAGAACGTCCGACCCGACGCCACACTGGTGGTCTTCCGTACCCGCCTAGCACTATCGATCATCGATGCCATCGGCGGCCTAGATCATCCGGCCGCAACAAGCACCGCCCTACACCTGATCCGAACGGTCCTCCACGCCGGCGACGGCTACGCCGCCCGCGACCTACTCACGCACGCCTGCATCTCCGCAGGCACCACCGAACAGGCCGACGCCCTGACCACCGTGGTTAACCGGGCCGGACTCGACCGCCCAATGCCCACCTCGTCGGCGAGCGCCCTGGAAGCTGCCCTGACCACCAGTGAAGCCCTCATCACGCGGGCCACGGCCGGCTCGGCTCGATACCCTACGGCGGTAACTTCGGCATACCTGTCACCACCCAAGCCACCCTCGCCCAAGCGGCCGAGGACGCCATCTTCGACAAGCCCTATCCCGTCCACAAGAGCATCAGGGGCAGGCATGACAAACGGCCGATAGCCCCATCGGGTGATGCCGCCGGCATCACCCCGATGGGGCTACATGCCCATTCCCGGTCTGAACTCTAATGAGGCCTTGTTGCCGATGAGGAGTCAGAGCCACCTTGTTCCGGCCGGCACCTGCACCTGGCCCGATGCCAAGGAATACTCCCGCTATCAGAGGAAGCCTGATGCCGCCGGCATCACGCGGGTGCAGACCCCGATCGGGCGTGGGCAACTCAGTCGGTCGACCTCAGCGTCGTTAGGCCCGGCTTGGTCTGGCGCAAATGTCACGGGTTCACGTCGGCCGCTGGTGCTGGGCTTCAAGATCGCGTAGCTGCTCCAACATCTGCAAGGCTGTGGTGGCACCCTTGTCGGACAGCTCGAAGTGGTTACGGAAAGCGACCTTCAGCTGTGGAGTGTGGCCTTTCTTGATCTCGGCCAACGTTTGCAAAAGTCGAAGCTGGCGGTATATCTCGGTACCGAGCGCACCGTCGGTGAAGTAAGCGGGATCTACTTTGTAGAGGTCGGCCAGCTTCTGCATCGTCGCCTTGGTGGGGTTGTCGCGTTGTCCGAGGCGCAGTGCGTTGAGAAGCGACTCGGAGATCCCAGCAGCCGTGGCGATAGCCCTGACGCGCTCACCGACACTGTCGGGGGATCGCAGAGAGTCCGATGTGAACTCAGGCGGTAGGGGCAGCTCGACGAGTACGTTGATCTTGTCCTGAAGGGTGGGCGGTGTGGCATTCGGCTCATTCGCGGTGGCCATGCGATCCTCCCAGCCGGCGTCATCCGTGGCTACTGTAGTGCTCACGGAGCCATGAGAAAACTACTTACGTGTTGAACGTCGGGTTGGCCAGAGCTTATGCTGCAAGTCGTTGACGATCAACTACCACGGTAGCCGGAACCGGGGGTGGGCCTACCACAGTATGTTGCGGCCAGCCTGGGTGTGCTTCCACGCGCGACACGGGGCGCACGCGAGGGAGCGACGCTGTCGCCCGACGACGGCTGCACCGGGGTCCGCAACGGCGCCGACGCGGAGAGGCGTTTCTACCATGATCGAGGTAAGCCAACACGGGGTGGCCCAGAATGCATGACGCAGATCGAACCACGGTTCGCGTGGATCGCTCCAACGATGGCGTTACAGCCGTCGATGCCTACCAACCCGACCAGATGATCTCAGTGCCGGCGTGGGCTGCGGTCATCGCTCAAGGTCTGGCTGCGGCTGTCGCCAACCGGGCCGATGCAGGCGGGATCATCAATTTCGGCCGCCCGGGTGACGCGGCGCGGATAGCGGAGGCATCGCGTGCCTTCGCGCCGATTCCGGGCCAACGCGGTTCGGCCTCGGCCGTCGCCGACCTCCTCCACTTGACGGCAGATGCACTTACCACCTCCCTAGGCGCAGGGCCTGGTCGCCGCTGACCCCGCGTCGGCCGAGTATCTGGGTGGTCAAGGACGAAGACCGCAGCGGGACCGCGCTCCCATCGTCGCCCTACAGGAGAACCGGCAAGGCGACCAGTCCGCGTAGTCGGAACGATTCCCGCCACCGTATGTCGTGGGCGGGTACGGCCAACCGTATCCCAGGAAAGCGGGCTACCAGGCTGGTGACGGCCACGGTCGTCTGGAGGCGGGCGAGTGGTGCGCCCAGGCAGTAGTGGATGCCGTGCCCGAATGACAGGTGCGGGCGCCGCTCGCCGGGCATGCCGAGTTCGTCGTCGGCTCGGAGAACTGTGCGGGGTCTCGATTCGCGCTGGCCAGACACAGCCAGATGCGATCACCGGCGGGGATCGCCT contains:
- a CDS encoding helix-turn-helix transcriptional regulator, with amino-acid sequence MATANEPNATPPTLQDKINVLVELPLPPEFTSDSLRSPDSVGERVRAIATAAGISESLLNALRLGQRDNPTKATMQKLADLYKVDPAYFTDGALGTEIYRQLRLLQTLAEIKKGHTPQLKVAFRNHFELSDKGATTALQMLEQLRDLEAQHQRPT